From the genome of Bacteroides sp. MSB163, one region includes:
- a CDS encoding AAA family ATPase, translating into MKSIQVNPFIIGAYAGSHYFCDRERETDELVQDLTNGRNVVLIAQRRMGKTGLILHTFHQEKISKHYNVFFIDIFATASIREFVYAFVNAIIDQLKPRGRKFLDRFLQTITSLRPAVKIDALTGEPTLEIGLGSVTSVDTTLDEIFAYLNTADKPCIVAFDEFQQINHYAEKNMEALLRTQIQHCPNARFIFAGSEPSLLLDMFNSANRPFYQSTFTLHLESIPLDKYIEFAQMHFREYGKVLDAGLVEVIYLSFEGITLYLQMLMNEVFLLTEKGGTATSAYFEMALASLIRKQNFIYQSIFADLTERQREILRAIAAENVAANVTSGEFVRRYHLKSPSSVQSALKGLSGKGMVGKTLDGYVINDRLFRFWIKRNPI; encoded by the coding sequence ATGAAGAGTATACAAGTGAATCCCTTTATCATAGGTGCCTATGCCGGCAGTCATTACTTTTGCGACCGTGAGCGGGAAACCGATGAACTGGTCCAAGATTTGACGAATGGACGTAATGTAGTATTGATTGCCCAAAGACGTATGGGAAAGACCGGATTGATACTACATACTTTCCATCAGGAGAAAATCAGTAAACATTATAATGTTTTCTTTATAGATATCTTTGCGACGGCCTCTATCCGTGAATTTGTATATGCTTTCGTCAATGCCATTATTGACCAGTTGAAGCCGCGTGGCAGGAAGTTTCTGGATCGTTTTTTGCAAACCATAACTTCTTTGCGCCCTGCTGTGAAAATAGATGCTCTGACCGGTGAACCTACGCTGGAAATAGGTTTGGGTAGTGTGACTTCTGTCGATACTACTTTAGATGAAATCTTTGCGTATCTGAATACTGCCGATAAACCCTGTATTGTTGCGTTTGACGAGTTTCAGCAAATAAACCATTATGCGGAAAAGAATATGGAGGCCCTGCTGCGTACACAGATACAACATTGCCCGAACGCACGTTTCATCTTTGCCGGTAGCGAGCCCAGCTTGCTGTTGGATATGTTTAACAGTGCCAACCGTCCTTTCTATCAGAGCACCTTTACTTTGCATCTTGAGAGTATACCTTTGGATAAATATATAGAATTTGCCCAAATGCATTTTCGTGAGTATGGAAAAGTTTTAGATGCCGGTTTGGTGGAAGTGATATATCTGAGTTTTGAAGGCATCACTCTTTACCTGCAAATGCTGATGAATGAGGTGTTCCTGCTGACGGAAAAGGGAGGGACGGCTACATCGGCTTATTTCGAAATGGCTCTGGCTTCCCTTATCAGAAAACAAAATTTCATCTATCAGTCCATCTTTGCGGATTTAACGGAGCGCCAGCGTGAGATACTCCGTGCGATAGCTGCCGAAAATGTTGCTGCCAATGTGACTTCCGGTGAGTTTGTGCGAAGATATCATCTGAAATCACCCAGTTCCGTACAGTCTGCCCTGAAAGGGCTTTCCGGTAAGGGTATGGTAGGTAAGACCCTTGACGGGTACGTTATTAATGATCGGCTGTTTAGGTTTTGGATAAAGCGGAATCCGATCTGA
- a CDS encoding O-antigen ligase family protein, whose translation MMKVRIHKIRDAVVVILQFLAVCALLSLVCVTTPELPAAETIGQWVWFGKVVLFSTGCIAITCLLQIWGRTSWKQIFSFPHFSAYVSWSLILFGGVEAIWGLRQLYGFSASGHFRYALTGSFFNPGPYAGYLAMVLPLCLHHFVRFRDWKWLITSLKIERAAAGVVGVLILCVLPATMSRSAWVAALIGCGWVMYMHRDSRKWKLLWRRYKKRYVSWGIGIFLVLIVGGAGAFFLKPDSALGRLFLWKITCQAIANHLWGCDKGFAFAYGEAQEAYFAKGDYAEWEERVAGSPEYAFNEYLELTLTQGPAICIMLIVITFACLWAGTQFRRYGVCGAIVTLLVFSFSSYPMHLPAFIVAYVCLLLACGIGDIIAKPVILSACLIIWTGGFHDKWQREKDACRDWVNARILYHAGAYTAANTAYDKLYPQLREKGTFLFEYGHSLHKAGFYNESNKYLDKALVYCADPMILNVIGKNYQALRCYNWAEELLLASVHRLPGRIYPYYLLAKLYAEPEFLNREKFEEMKRIVLMKAPKIHSMAIEEMRREVEEIAKELEK comes from the coding sequence ATGATGAAAGTGCGGATACATAAAATAAGAGATGCAGTTGTGGTTATATTACAGTTTCTTGCAGTCTGTGCTCTGCTGAGCCTGGTATGTGTGACAACACCTGAACTTCCTGCCGCGGAAACCATCGGGCAATGGGTGTGGTTTGGAAAGGTTGTACTGTTCTCGACCGGTTGTATTGCCATTACCTGCCTGTTGCAGATTTGGGGTAGAACTTCCTGGAAGCAAATATTCTCTTTTCCGCATTTTTCTGCTTATGTATCATGGAGTCTGATACTTTTTGGGGGAGTTGAGGCTATTTGGGGATTACGCCAATTGTATGGCTTTTCTGCTTCCGGTCATTTTCGTTATGCACTCACCGGCTCTTTCTTCAATCCCGGTCCGTATGCCGGATATCTGGCGATGGTGCTGCCGCTCTGTCTGCATCATTTTGTACGATTCAGAGATTGGAAATGGCTGATTACCTCCTTAAAGATAGAGAGAGCTGCAGCAGGAGTTGTAGGGGTACTCATCCTTTGTGTATTGCCGGCCACTATGAGCCGTTCGGCATGGGTGGCTGCCTTGATAGGATGCGGCTGGGTGATGTATATGCATCGGGATAGTCGTAAATGGAAATTATTGTGGCGGAGGTATAAGAAGAGATATGTCTCGTGGGGGATAGGGATATTTCTTGTTTTGATAGTGGGAGGTGCCGGAGCTTTCTTCCTGAAGCCGGATTCCGCTCTGGGACGTTTATTTTTGTGGAAAATTACCTGTCAGGCTATAGCCAACCATCTTTGGGGCTGTGATAAAGGATTTGCTTTTGCATACGGTGAGGCACAGGAGGCCTATTTTGCCAAAGGAGATTATGCCGAATGGGAAGAGCGGGTAGCCGGAAGTCCGGAATATGCGTTTAATGAGTATCTGGAACTGACTCTGACGCAGGGGCCTGCCATCTGTATAATGTTGATAGTGATTACTTTTGCCTGTTTATGGGCAGGGACACAGTTTAGGCGCTACGGTGTATGCGGTGCAATTGTCACTTTGCTTGTTTTCTCTTTTTCTTCTTATCCTATGCATCTCCCGGCCTTCATTGTAGCCTATGTGTGCTTATTGCTGGCTTGTGGGATAGGAGATATAATAGCTAAACCGGTTATTTTATCTGCTTGTCTTATTATATGGACAGGCGGTTTTCATGACAAGTGGCAACGGGAAAAGGATGCTTGTCGGGACTGGGTGAATGCCCGTATACTTTATCATGCGGGAGCCTATACAGCGGCAAATACGGCTTATGATAAGCTCTATCCGCAACTGAGGGAGAAAGGGACATTCTTGTTTGAATATGGGCATAGCCTTCATAAGGCAGGGTTTTATAATGAGTCTAATAAATATCTGGATAAGGCCCTGGTATATTGTGCTGATCCGATGATACTGAATGTCATTGGCAAGAATTATCAGGCACTGCGTTGCTACAATTGGGCTGAGGAACTTCTTCTGGCTTCGGTCCATCGTTTGCCCGGGCGGATTTATCCTTACTATTTGCTGGCGAAGCTATATGCCGAACCGGAATTTCTGAATAGGGAGAAGTTTGAGGAGATGAAGCGAATAGTGCTGATGAAAGCGCCTAAAATTCATTCTATGGCTATTGAGGAGATGCGCAGGGAAGTGGAGGAAATAGCAAAGGAGCTGGAAAAATAA
- a CDS encoding alkaline phosphatase: MKKFTITLALSIMTALLITTPCNAKGKAKHVVLIGLDGWGAYSVPKADIPTIKQLMADGAYTLEKRSALPSSSAINWASMFMGAGPELHGYTQWGSKTPELPSRILNQHGIFPTIFQLLRDAQPKAEIGCLYEWDGIKYLVDTLALSHYKQAPDYNKYPEALCTMAETYIKEKRPTLLAVCFDNPDHVGHQAGHDTPEYYAKLKELDAYVTRIIQAVKDAGILKETIFIVTSDHGGIEKGHGGKTMNEMQTPFIISGKNVKTSGEFQESMMQYDVASTIAYIFGLEQPQVWIGRPMKQVFK, from the coding sequence ATGAAGAAATTTACCATTACATTGGCGCTCTCCATTATGACAGCGCTATTGATTACCACTCCTTGCAATGCCAAGGGAAAAGCAAAACATGTCGTATTAATCGGTTTGGATGGTTGGGGTGCCTACAGCGTTCCCAAAGCTGATATACCTACTATTAAACAATTGATGGCAGACGGAGCCTATACGCTTGAAAAACGTTCGGCCCTCCCCTCTTCCAGCGCCATCAACTGGGCTTCCATGTTCATGGGTGCCGGACCCGAATTGCACGGATATACGCAATGGGGTTCCAAAACGCCTGAGCTTCCTTCACGGATACTCAATCAGCATGGTATTTTCCCTACTATTTTTCAGCTATTGCGTGATGCACAACCCAAAGCAGAAATCGGTTGCCTATACGAATGGGATGGTATTAAATATCTGGTAGACACCCTCGCATTAAGTCACTACAAGCAGGCGCCCGATTATAACAAATATCCCGAAGCTCTGTGCACAATGGCAGAAACATATATCAAAGAGAAAAGACCAACCCTGCTTGCCGTCTGTTTTGATAATCCCGATCATGTAGGACACCAGGCCGGACATGATACTCCCGAATATTATGCCAAACTAAAAGAACTGGATGCTTACGTTACCCGCATCATTCAAGCCGTAAAAGATGCCGGTATCTTGAAAGAAACCATTTTCATTGTCACTTCCGACCACGGAGGCATTGAGAAAGGACATGGCGGCAAAACCATGAATGAAATGCAGACACCTTTCATCATTTCCGGTAAAAATGTGAAGACAAGCGGTGAATTTCAAGAAAGCATGATGCAATATGATGTTGCTTCCACCATTGCCTATATCTTCGGACTGGAACAACCGCAAGTTTGGATAGGCAGGCCCATGAAGCAAGTATTCAAATAA
- a CDS encoding helix-turn-helix domain-containing protein: MDLGMLKRFFLNIFYVKKNAIAGGGICPAILETGKKVVAGRGTPFDIYPLGNGLHFDSVSRRLFRKERAEFITRQASTLLLAFLKAENCDLSISEICDVLWPDGGGTSERVYTAVRRLRAFLVEMCAGAVILNGDYHYWLKIPVSSEENEEIRNLT; the protein is encoded by the coding sequence ATGGACTTAGGAATGTTAAAGCGGTTCTTTTTAAATATCTTTTATGTTAAGAAGAATGCAATCGCAGGTGGAGGCATTTGTCCTGCCATATTGGAGACGGGAAAGAAGGTTGTTGCCGGAAGGGGAACTCCCTTCGATATTTATCCATTAGGGAATGGACTTCATTTTGATTCTGTCAGCAGACGGCTGTTTCGTAAAGAGAGGGCGGAATTTATCACCCGGCAAGCTTCCACATTGCTACTTGCCTTTTTGAAGGCGGAAAATTGCGACTTATCCATATCGGAGATTTGCGATGTGTTGTGGCCGGATGGTGGTGGTACTTCCGAACGGGTATATACTGCCGTCAGAAGGCTGCGTGCCTTTTTGGTGGAGATGTGCGCAGGTGCAGTCATTCTAAATGGAGATTACCATTACTGGCTGAAAATCCCGGTTTCATCGGAGGAAAACGAGGAAATACGAAATCTGACATAA
- a CDS encoding carbohydrate kinase, which produces MRKVIGIGETILDIIFRNGQPTAAVPGGSVFNGVVSLARAGVPVSFISETGNDRVGNTILQSMRDSGMSTDYVNVFPDGKSPVSLAYLNENGDAEYIFYKDYPKQRLDVVFPKLEEDDIVVFGSYFALNPVLREKVLDLLEQAREKKAIVYYDPNFRSSHKSEAIKLTSTIIENLEYANIVRGSIEDFFYMYNQREVDKVYKDKIRFYCPNFLCTAGAKEISLRTNSITKEYSIPPLEAVSTIGAGDNFNAGIIYGLLKYDVRYCDLGQINEDTWDKIICCGIEFAADVCRSFNNSISPEFAKQLPPVN; this is translated from the coding sequence ATGCGAAAAGTAATTGGTATAGGAGAAACGATTCTTGACATCATTTTCCGCAACGGTCAGCCGACAGCTGCCGTACCGGGCGGTTCAGTATTCAATGGCGTCGTGTCATTGGCACGGGCAGGCGTTCCCGTCAGCTTTATCAGTGAGACAGGAAACGACCGGGTAGGTAATACAATCCTGCAATCCATGCGGGATAGCGGCATGTCTACTGACTATGTCAACGTATTTCCCGATGGAAAATCCCCAGTATCACTGGCCTATCTTAACGAGAATGGTGATGCGGAATACATCTTCTACAAAGATTATCCCAAGCAACGGCTGGATGTGGTTTTCCCAAAACTGGAAGAAGATGACATCGTGGTTTTCGGCTCCTATTTTGCCCTGAATCCAGTGCTGCGCGAAAAAGTTCTGGATTTATTGGAGCAGGCACGTGAGAAGAAAGCAATCGTGTACTACGACCCCAACTTCCGGTCGTCACACAAAAGCGAGGCTATCAAGTTGACGTCCACCATCATCGAAAATCTGGAATATGCCAACATTGTGCGCGGATCTATAGAAGACTTTTTCTATATGTACAATCAAAGAGAAGTGGACAAGGTATATAAAGACAAAATTCGTTTTTATTGCCCTAACTTCCTTTGTACTGCCGGAGCCAAAGAAATCTCACTACGCACCAATAGCATCACCAAAGAGTATTCTATTCCCCCATTGGAAGCAGTCAGCACTATTGGCGCAGGCGATAACTTTAATGCCGGTATTATTTATGGTTTATTGAAGTACGACGTGCGTTACTGCGATTTAGGACAGATAAACGAGGACACCTGGGACAAGATTATCTGTTGCGGCATCGAGTTTGCGGCAGATGTATGCCGGAGTTTCAACAACTCTATATCACCGGAATTTGCCAAGCAGTTGCCTCCCGTTAACTAA
- the lepB gene encoding signal peptidase I produces MKLFRKKRKLSWFVDKLLNLFLIGCGLVALWVLLQVTCIATFKIPSDSMEPALLPGDNILVNKWVMGARIFNIWDAAEGKEVKISRLPALGKIKRNDVLVFNFPYPAQWDSIGLNLMTYYVKRCVALPGDTFEIERAHYKVRGYDIPLGNVDSQDGLLRMVEKRMVQDWGIVMSGYPYNESVNWDIMNFGPLYLPAKGDEVDMNPKHAALYKNAIEWEQKKKLFVRRDTVLLNDSVIDTYRFKENYYFVAGDKVMNSQDSRYWGLLPEPFIVGKAVRIWKSVDRGADKIRWNRVFKKIE; encoded by the coding sequence ATGAAGCTATTTCGTAAAAAAAGAAAACTCTCTTGGTTTGTCGACAAGTTGTTAAACTTGTTTTTGATAGGCTGTGGATTAGTGGCTCTATGGGTATTACTTCAAGTAACCTGTATTGCCACTTTCAAGATTCCTTCAGATTCTATGGAGCCTGCTTTACTGCCTGGAGATAACATCCTTGTGAATAAGTGGGTGATGGGTGCCCGTATCTTCAATATCTGGGATGCCGCAGAAGGAAAAGAAGTGAAGATATCCCGCCTTCCTGCGTTGGGTAAGATAAAAAGGAACGACGTGTTGGTCTTTAATTTTCCTTATCCTGCCCAATGGGACAGTATCGGACTGAATCTGATGACCTATTATGTGAAGCGTTGTGTGGCACTGCCGGGCGATACGTTTGAGATAGAGAGGGCGCATTATAAAGTACGGGGCTATGATATACCGTTGGGAAACGTAGACTCGCAAGATGGACTGCTGCGTATGGTGGAGAAGAGAATGGTGCAGGATTGGGGAATAGTCATGAGTGGCTATCCTTATAATGAGTCGGTGAATTGGGACATTATGAACTTCGGTCCTCTGTATCTTCCCGCCAAAGGGGATGAGGTTGATATGAATCCTAAACATGCCGCTCTCTATAAGAACGCGATAGAGTGGGAACAGAAGAAGAAACTGTTCGTGCGTAGAGATACGGTTTTGCTAAATGACAGTGTGATTGATACTTATCGCTTTAAAGAGAATTACTACTTTGTTGCGGGGGATAAGGTGATGAACTCTCAGGATTCCCGTTATTGGGGATTGTTGCCGGAGCCTTTTATTGTGGGGAAAGCTGTCAGGATATGGAAGTCGGTGGACAGAGGCGCGGATAAAATAAGATGGAATAGGGTGTTCAAGAAAATAGAATAA
- a CDS encoding pitrilysin family protein, which yields MKKLALLPLLGHHQYTLANGLRIIHQPSFSDVAYCGFAVDAGTRDELENEQGMAHFVEHLIFKGTQKRKAWHILNRMENVGGDLNAYTNKEETVIYSAFLTEHFGRAFELLADIVFHSTFPQREIEKETEVIIDEIQSYEDTPSELIFDDFEDLIFRGHPLGRNILGNPELLKTFHSEDAAAFTSRFYHPGNMVFFVWGNLYFKQIIRWAEKLLADVPAVTVDNRRTPPPLYTPEKLVVHKDTHQAHVMIGSRGYNAYDDKRTALYLLNNILGGPGMNSRLNVSLRERRGLVYNVESNLTSYTDTGVFCTYFGCDPDDVDTCMRLVMKELKNLRDTKMTSLQLAAAKKQLIGQIGVASDNNENNALGMAKTFLHYNKYESSEAVYQRIEQITPEILLEVANEMFAEDYLSTLIYR from the coding sequence ATGAAGAAGTTAGCACTATTACCCTTGCTGGGACACCATCAATATACTCTTGCCAATGGTTTGCGCATTATTCACCAACCGTCATTTTCCGATGTGGCTTACTGTGGTTTTGCAGTTGATGCCGGAACCCGTGATGAACTGGAGAATGAACAGGGCATGGCGCATTTTGTGGAACATCTTATTTTTAAGGGTACTCAGAAGCGGAAAGCCTGGCATATACTCAACCGTATGGAGAATGTGGGCGGTGACCTGAATGCTTATACCAACAAGGAGGAAACAGTGATCTACTCTGCTTTTCTTACCGAACATTTCGGCCGTGCGTTCGAGTTACTGGCGGATATTGTCTTTCACTCTACTTTTCCGCAACGTGAGATTGAGAAGGAAACGGAAGTGATTATTGATGAGATCCAATCTTATGAAGACACCCCTTCCGAACTTATTTTCGATGATTTTGAGGATTTAATCTTCCGAGGACATCCGTTGGGACGCAATATCCTGGGGAATCCTGAGCTGCTGAAAACCTTTCACAGCGAAGATGCCGCTGCGTTTACTTCCCGTTTCTATCATCCGGGGAATATGGTGTTCTTTGTGTGGGGAAACCTGTATTTCAAGCAAATCATCCGTTGGGCAGAGAAGCTGCTTGCTGATGTTCCGGCGGTGACGGTGGATAACCGTCGTACTCCGCCGCCTCTTTATACGCCCGAAAAACTGGTGGTGCATAAGGATACGCATCAGGCTCATGTGATGATAGGCAGCCGTGGCTATAATGCGTACGATGACAAGCGCACCGCGCTCTATCTATTGAATAATATTCTTGGCGGGCCCGGCATGAACAGTCGCTTGAATGTTTCCTTGCGTGAACGTCGTGGCCTTGTCTATAATGTAGAGTCTAACCTGACTTCTTATACGGATACTGGGGTTTTCTGCACTTATTTTGGTTGCGATCCCGATGATGTGGATACTTGTATGCGTTTGGTGATGAAAGAACTTAAAAATCTGCGTGATACAAAGATGACTTCGCTACAACTCGCAGCTGCGAAGAAGCAACTCATCGGACAAATAGGTGTGGCTTCAGATAATAATGAGAACAATGCTCTCGGCATGGCGAAGACTTTCCTGCACTATAATAAGTATGAAAGCTCCGAAGCAGTTTATCAACGTATTGAACAAATTACTCCGGAGATTTTGCTGGAAGTGGCGAATGAGATGTTTGCAGAAGATTATCTGTCGACGTTAATTTATCGCTGA
- a CDS encoding KpsF/GutQ family sugar-phosphate isomerase, whose product MIESIQELLQKEAQAVLNIPVTDAYERAVELIVEQIHRRKGKLVTSGMGKAGQIAMNIATTFCSTGIPSVFLHPSEAQHGDLGILQENDLLLLISNSGKTREIVELTQLAHNLNPDLKFIVITGNPDSPLAHESDVCLSTGKPKEVCALGMTPTTSTTVMTVIGDILVVQVMKQTGFTIGDYSKRHHGGYLGEKSRKLCEK is encoded by the coding sequence ATGATTGAATCCATTCAAGAGCTTTTGCAGAAAGAGGCACAAGCCGTACTGAACATCCCCGTGACAGACGCTTACGAGCGTGCGGTAGAACTTATCGTGGAACAGATTCACCGGCGGAAAGGAAAACTGGTGACCTCAGGTATGGGAAAAGCCGGACAGATTGCCATGAATATTGCTACGACATTCTGTTCCACAGGAATTCCTTCCGTATTTCTGCACCCCAGCGAAGCACAACACGGAGACTTGGGCATCTTGCAGGAGAACGACCTGCTGTTGCTGATTTCCAATTCCGGTAAGACGCGTGAAATCGTTGAACTTACACAATTGGCTCATAATCTGAACCCAGACCTCAAGTTTATTGTTATTACCGGAAATCCGGATAGTCCGTTGGCACACGAGTCCGATGTATGCCTCAGCACAGGAAAACCAAAGGAAGTCTGTGCTTTAGGTATGACTCCCACCACTTCGACCACTGTGATGACCGTTATCGGCGACATCCTTGTGGTACAAGTCATGAAACAGACAGGATTTACTATTGGAGACTACTCCAAACGCCATCACGGTGGCTATTTGGGTGAAAAATCAAGAAAATTATGCGAAAAGTAA
- a CDS encoding BF3164 family lipoprotein produces the protein MMSKNIILFFALVLLCGCSHKRAEINRYSGFEQTISVKSTKIEVPPVLLYPRNLFLLKDRLIVLNEKTDTLFQVFSMPELEYQGQFGIKGEGPDDFHLPSIQAVSCTESGFTLSDLNKLKTVNWENTEPHIISTDMPYEFQYFNGLIELKDSLYCCNTEYGSEHELRFLYPDGNYEELGVYPEEVKPRFKDALARNQAYNSLLAAKPDGTCVAVFYQHLRRYRIYNANGELKTDNVLDILPCQELPDVRDENRYIHPIALYATDRYIYTLNLDMTVNEISNKVGNPSIQLFDWEGRPLKRYQLDRYISSFIVDEQNGIFYGVFVEDENSIYKFEL, from the coding sequence ATGATGTCGAAAAATATTATTTTGTTTTTTGCCTTGGTTTTACTTTGTGGATGTTCCCATAAAAGAGCGGAAATTAATAGGTATAGTGGTTTTGAACAAACTATATCTGTAAAAAGTACAAAAATAGAGGTCCCTCCTGTTTTGCTTTATCCTCGGAATCTTTTTCTTCTGAAAGATAGATTGATTGTATTGAATGAAAAAACAGATACTTTATTTCAAGTGTTTAGTATGCCTGAACTTGAGTATCAAGGGCAATTTGGAATAAAAGGGGAAGGACCTGATGATTTCCATTTACCTTCGATACAGGCTGTTAGCTGTACGGAATCCGGTTTTACATTAAGTGATCTAAATAAGTTGAAAACTGTAAATTGGGAAAATACTGAACCTCATATAATTTCTACGGACATGCCTTATGAATTTCAATATTTCAATGGCTTGATAGAACTGAAAGATTCTTTATATTGCTGCAATACAGAGTATGGTTCGGAGCATGAATTGAGATTTCTTTATCCTGATGGGAACTATGAAGAATTAGGTGTGTATCCTGAAGAGGTAAAACCGAGGTTTAAGGATGCGCTGGCGCGTAATCAGGCTTATAATAGTTTGTTGGCAGCTAAGCCTGATGGAACTTGTGTAGCTGTTTTCTACCAGCATTTACGCAGATATCGTATTTATAATGCTAATGGTGAACTGAAAACGGACAATGTTTTAGATATTCTTCCATGTCAAGAACTGCCTGATGTAAGAGATGAGAATAGGTATATTCATCCGATAGCCCTTTATGCTACTGATCGCTATATCTACACTTTAAATTTGGATATGACAGTAAATGAGATAAGTAATAAGGTAGGCAATCCCAGTATCCAACTTTTCGACTGGGAAGGTCGCCCATTGAAGCGATATCAATTAGACCGTTATATAAGTTCTTTCATTGTGGACGAACAGAATGGGATTTTCTATGGTGTGTTCGTGGAAGATGAGAATTCGATTTATAAATTTGAACTGTAG
- a CDS encoding NVEALA domain-containing protein: protein MKKFMKVAFVAIFAAIAGYGVYTSQKVDVMSELALANVEALASGEIGNGENQCYQVYTPADWFHSDQIFVDCYTCTQKKGRNFDISRSCFRN from the coding sequence ATGAAGAAATTTATGAAAGTGGCTTTTGTTGCAATCTTTGCAGCAATTGCAGGATATGGTGTTTATACTTCGCAAAAAGTTGATGTTATGTCTGAATTAGCATTGGCTAATGTGGAAGCGTTGGCAAGTGGTGAAATTGGCAATGGTGAAAATCAATGTTATCAAGTATATACACCTGCAGATTGGTTTCATAGTGATCAAATATTTGTAGATTGTTATACTTGTACTCAGAAAAAAGGGCGCAACTTTGATATCAGTCGTTCTTGCTTTAGGAACTAA
- a CDS encoding DUF1573 domain-containing protein translates to MKSLLCIWIALCFIGCGNSEKKKVLELVKEWNGKEILFPMESFTTVLGKDTFMMEENPEYKVVVYTDSVGCTSCKLQLHRWMELMHEVDSLAKGRVSFLFYFYSERKNELNDIFNRFNFVYPVYWDEKDEFYRLNGFPSDITFQTFLLDKSNKIIAIGNPVHNPKIKDLYMNIIQGKAASESKRIRTKVNIKSTDLSLGAFDWQQEQTVEFILENTGERLLVINDVLTSCDCTTVGYSKEPIRPKDSVALSVTYKPEQPGRFDKIIKVYCNAESSPVLLRITGEAK, encoded by the coding sequence ATGAAGTCTTTATTATGTATATGGATTGCTTTATGCTTTATTGGTTGTGGAAACTCTGAAAAAAAGAAGGTTCTAGAATTAGTAAAAGAATGGAATGGGAAAGAAATCCTTTTTCCAATGGAGAGTTTTACCACTGTCTTAGGGAAAGATACTTTTATGATGGAAGAAAATCCAGAATATAAAGTTGTTGTTTATACGGATTCTGTGGGATGCACTAGTTGTAAATTGCAATTACATCGTTGGATGGAGTTGATGCATGAGGTTGACTCATTGGCAAAGGGGCGTGTTTCTTTTTTATTTTATTTTTATTCAGAACGTAAGAATGAGTTAAATGATATTTTTAATCGCTTTAATTTTGTTTATCCTGTATATTGGGATGAAAAAGATGAGTTTTATCGTTTGAATGGTTTTCCCTCTGATATAACCTTTCAAACTTTCCTGTTAGATAAAAGCAATAAGATAATAGCTATTGGGAATCCTGTTCATAATCCTAAAATAAAAGATTTATATATGAATATAATTCAAGGGAAGGCAGCTTCCGAGAGTAAGAGAATAAGAACAAAGGTCAATATAAAAAGCACTGATTTGTCTTTGGGTGCTTTTGATTGGCAGCAAGAACAAACGGTAGAGTTCATTCTTGAGAATACAGGTGAGCGGCTTTTAGTGATAAATGATGTGCTAACTTCCTGTGACTGCACTACGGTCGGTTATTCAAAGGAACCAATTCGTCCTAAGGATTCTGTCGCTTTATCGGTGACATATAAGCCAGAGCAGCCGGGGCGTTTTGATAAAATCATAAAAGTGTATTGTAATGCAGAATCTTCTCCTGTCTTATTGAGGATAACCGGGGAAGCAAAATGA